A window of Leclercia adecarboxylata contains these coding sequences:
- the fimC gene encoding type 1 fimbria chaperone FimC, which translates to MSIFFKSVPIVSFIFLLFSGVASASGGIALGATRVIYPADAKQTSLAIANSNKQERYLINAWIENDRGQKEKNFVVTPPLFVSEPGSENTLRIIYAGPQLPADRESIFYMNVKAIPSVSKSSQEGKNVLQLAILSRIKLFVRPTKLAMPPEEALSHLRFERVGNHLKVSNASPYYVTLVNIQLGGKKLENLMIAPKNHAQQAIPAGASGTLSWQSVNDYGAVTPARSASL; encoded by the coding sequence TTCTGCTGTTCTCGGGCGTTGCATCTGCCTCGGGAGGAATTGCCCTCGGTGCCACCCGGGTTATATATCCCGCCGATGCAAAGCAGACTTCGCTGGCGATTGCCAATAGCAATAAACAAGAACGCTATTTAATTAATGCGTGGATTGAAAACGACCGCGGACAAAAGGAAAAAAACTTTGTCGTCACGCCGCCGCTATTTGTCAGCGAGCCGGGCAGTGAGAACACCTTACGCATTATTTACGCCGGACCACAGCTGCCTGCCGATCGCGAATCGATCTTCTATATGAACGTGAAGGCGATCCCGTCGGTGAGTAAATCCAGCCAGGAAGGCAAAAACGTCCTGCAACTGGCGATCCTGTCGCGCATCAAGCTTTTCGTGCGGCCAACTAAACTGGCGATGCCGCCGGAAGAGGCGCTGTCGCATCTGCGCTTTGAGCGCGTGGGCAACCACCTGAAGGTGAGCAATGCCTCGCCCTATTACGTCACGCTGGTGAATATTCAGCTCGGCGGAAAGAAGCTGGAGAACCTGATGATTGCGCCAAAAAATCACGCGCAACAGGCGATCCCGGCCGGGGCCAGCGGCACGCTCTCCTGGCAGAGCGTTAACGACTACGGCGCGGTTACGCCAGCGCGCAGTGCCAGCCTGTGA
- the fimH gene encoding type 1 fimbria D-mannose specific adhesin FimH: MINTRGLVVPLLALLPITQALATVCANENGVPTDIFYNLTDTFNSANNHVGEIVTLSDKSQWVGVNAICPKGTTGDTTKRSYVTDFPITATIDDYKYLRLNDYLDGAMKITDSHAGVFYPPENYIQMGRHQNVPKNEPFPVNDSNLVFRLKVTKRFINMVPIPRSTMFRVYVTTTSADPLITPVYTISYSGTIQVPQSCAINAGQMVEFDFGNIGASLFSKAGAGNRPEGVTAQSKTLAIRCTNVEANAYLTMRIEAEKASGNAMVSDNPDVGFVVANASGTPLTPNNIGSLIPFRLDDDGSAQMGIMAWPVSITGNKPAEGRFTSRGYLRVDYQ, from the coding sequence GTGATTAATACCCGAGGTCTGGTAGTGCCCCTGCTGGCATTACTGCCCATCACACAGGCGCTGGCCACCGTATGTGCCAATGAAAATGGGGTGCCGACGGATATCTTTTACAATCTGACGGACACCTTTAACAGCGCCAACAACCACGTCGGGGAAATCGTCACCCTCAGCGATAAATCCCAGTGGGTGGGCGTCAATGCGATCTGTCCCAAAGGAACAACCGGGGACACCACGAAACGTAGCTATGTCACTGATTTTCCCATAACAGCGACCATTGATGACTACAAGTATCTGCGCCTGAATGATTATCTCGACGGCGCGATGAAAATCACCGACAGCCATGCCGGGGTCTTTTATCCCCCGGAGAACTATATCCAGATGGGCAGGCACCAGAATGTACCAAAGAACGAGCCCTTCCCGGTTAACGATTCTAATCTGGTATTCCGGCTGAAAGTGACAAAGCGGTTTATCAATATGGTGCCGATCCCACGTTCAACTATGTTCCGCGTCTACGTCACCACCACCTCGGCCGATCCGCTGATTACGCCGGTATATACCATCTCCTACAGCGGCACTATTCAGGTGCCTCAGAGCTGTGCAATCAACGCCGGGCAGATGGTGGAGTTCGATTTTGGCAATATTGGCGCCTCGCTGTTTAGCAAGGCCGGGGCTGGTAACCGGCCTGAAGGGGTCACAGCGCAGAGTAAAACCCTCGCCATCCGCTGTACCAACGTAGAGGCCAACGCCTACCTGACGATGCGTATTGAGGCAGAAAAAGCCTCCGGCAATGCGATGGTATCCGATAATCCGGACGTGGGGTTCGTGGTGGCGAACGCTTCCGGCACGCCGCTCACGCCCAATAATATCGGTAGCCTGATCCCGTTCAGGCTTGATGATGACGGCTCAGCGCAAATGGGGATTATGGCATGGCCGGTCAGTATCACCGGCAATAAACCCGCGGAAGGGCGCTTCACCTCGCGCGGCTATTTGCGCGTGGACTATCAATAG
- the sfmF gene encoding fimbria assembly protein: MRIKIAVALATVALWQPLSRADTPLGQINIQLYVNIVDYTCVAESSDSNKTVALGTWPTKQLSTTGSRTQAMPFTLKLTGCPPGSASITFTGNADAKDNQLLALNDASQASNVAVEILDGDKTRLPLRQASREVRVDAEGNAELAFYANYIATANNPQPGRADADATFMINYY, translated from the coding sequence ATGCGTATAAAAATCGCGGTGGCGCTGGCCACCGTCGCGCTGTGGCAGCCACTCAGTCGGGCGGATACGCCTCTCGGGCAAATTAACATTCAGCTCTACGTCAACATTGTTGATTACACCTGCGTGGCAGAAAGCAGCGACAGTAACAAAACGGTCGCGCTGGGCACCTGGCCGACCAAACAGCTCAGTACGACCGGCAGCCGGACACAGGCGATGCCTTTTACCCTGAAGCTGACGGGCTGCCCGCCGGGGTCGGCCTCGATCACCTTTACTGGCAACGCGGATGCAAAGGATAATCAACTGCTGGCCCTGAACGATGCCAGCCAGGCCAGTAATGTGGCGGTAGAAATCCTCGATGGGGATAAAACGCGCCTGCCGCTTCGGCAGGCCAGTCGCGAAGTCAGAGTGGATGCTGAAGGCAATGCGGAGCTGGCTTTTTATGCCAACTATATTGCGACGGCGAATAATCCCCAGCCCGGGCGGGCCGATGCCGATGCCACCTTTATGATTAATTATTATTAA
- a CDS encoding LuxR family transcriptional regulator, translating to MRISVRRYRRRRTGSDSLGFAQTHFNAPFFDRLIYLSQSISQSRKTDTPWIVLVTDDHFLRTGIQASPFPLNCCKDFNTLPPAMSALQQWPSARLVVDMACRTQPLTETLDSLRRLRLYPPYTPVNMLVRADDYDQRLFCKAAGPFTVIERQSPATLLQQVLTHDPPPLAPGSEWLSRDEWAILRLLMAGESLRTIARLQERPYSRIVYRVGRIVNKLGLAHRQALLHLLNRLCNE from the coding sequence ATGCGCATCAGTGTACGCCGCTACCGGCGGCGTCGGACAGGAAGTGATTCTTTAGGCTTTGCGCAAACTCATTTTAATGCCCCCTTTTTTGACCGTCTTATTTACCTGAGCCAGTCCATCAGTCAGAGCCGTAAAACGGACACGCCGTGGATAGTACTGGTCACGGACGATCATTTTCTGCGTACCGGAATACAGGCCAGCCCTTTCCCTTTGAACTGCTGTAAAGATTTCAACACCCTGCCGCCCGCGATGAGCGCCCTACAGCAGTGGCCTTCGGCCAGGCTGGTGGTTGATATGGCGTGCCGGACGCAGCCCCTGACGGAAACGCTCGACAGCCTGCGCAGACTGCGGCTCTATCCCCCTTACACACCGGTCAATATGCTGGTGCGTGCCGATGACTACGATCAACGGCTCTTTTGCAAAGCGGCCGGGCCGTTTACCGTCATTGAACGCCAGTCCCCGGCCACACTGCTTCAGCAGGTACTGACCCACGATCCGCCTCCCCTTGCCCCTGGCAGCGAGTGGCTTTCGCGCGACGAGTGGGCCATTCTGCGCCTTTTGATGGCCGGGGAGTCATTACGCACCATCGCGCGGCTGCAGGAACGTCCTTACAGCCGTATCGTCTATCGCGTGGGGCGTATCGTCAACAAACTCGGATTAGCTCACCGTCAGGCGCTGCTGCATCTGTTAAATCGCCTCTGTAACGAATAA
- the fimZ gene encoding fimbria biosynthesis transcriptional regulator FimZ — MKPVSVIIMDEHPIVRMSIEVLLQTNKNIQIVLKSGDAHEALDYIRNHPVDMVILDIELPGMDGFSLLKRIKQLNNKIKVLFLSSKSESLYAGRAMRAGANGFVSKRKDLRDIYNAVEMLLGGYSFFPSDTLSSISHLTMRKGAMVDMPLSNRELTVLRYLANGLSNKEIAGQLLLSNKTISAHKSNIYTKLGVQTIVELIDYAKDHELL; from the coding sequence ATGAAACCGGTATCCGTAATCATTATGGACGAACACCCTATCGTCAGAATGTCGATAGAAGTCCTGCTACAGACAAATAAAAATATTCAGATCGTACTAAAATCGGGAGACGCCCATGAAGCACTCGATTACATCCGTAACCACCCGGTGGACATGGTGATCCTGGATATCGAACTCCCGGGCATGGATGGATTCTCTTTACTCAAAAGAATCAAACAATTAAATAATAAAATCAAAGTACTGTTTCTGTCATCGAAATCAGAATCTCTGTATGCCGGGCGGGCAATGCGCGCCGGTGCGAATGGTTTTGTCAGTAAGCGAAAGGATCTGCGTGATATCTATAATGCCGTCGAGATGTTGCTGGGTGGGTATTCTTTTTTTCCGTCCGACACCCTGAGTTCCATAAGCCATTTAACGATGCGAAAAGGGGCGATGGTGGATATGCCTCTGTCGAACCGTGAGTTAACGGTTCTGCGTTATCTGGCAAATGGCTTATCGAACAAAGAAATTGCCGGACAGTTATTGCTGAGTAATAAAACCATTAGCGCCCACAAGTCAAATATCTATACGAAATTAGGGGTGCAAACGATCGTTGAGCTCATTGATTATGCCAAAGATCATGAGCTGCTTTAA
- a CDS encoding fimbrial biogenesis usher protein, with product MTRPQWRYCPVAIALMTTLWSRLGLSESYFNPAFLSDGAASVADLSRFEQGHQQAPGVYRVDVWRNDEFIGTLDVPFEMAKEDVAPPAGGLTPCITRAMLERMGVNLPAFPALTTLAAGQCAPLKTAIPGSEIAFNFASLHLNISLPQMAMQNSARGYIPPDQWDEGIPAALLNYSFSGNRGSDDDSYYLNLQSGLNYGAWRLRNNGTWRYTSSNGRRHSEWQNIGTWLQRTVVPLKSELVMGDSNTGNDVFNSVGFRGGRLYSSDNMYPDSMQGYAPTVRGIARTPAKVVIRQNGYVIYQQYVQAGGFAITDLNPTSSSGDLDVTVEEKDGSQQRYVVPYSTVPLLQREGRLKYDLVAGDYRSGNSEQDTPFFTQGTLIAGLKNGYTLYGGTQLASRYTALALGAGKNLGEWGAVSLDLTHARSQLADDSRHEGQSLRFLYAKSLNRFGTNFQLLGYRYSTKGFYTLDDVAWRKMEGYQYSDDDSDNDGLPDVQSYHNLTWNKKGRLQVNISQQLGDYGSLYLTGSQQTYWGTSDASTWYQLGYAGGYKGVSYSVSWSWNQAVGISGTDKIASFNVSVPFSLFSGHAYRRDNAFDRAYATAAANRSSEGDSSWQTGVSGTLLEDRNLSYSVTQGHSNSGSSGSASANWQATYGTLGAGYNYSGSQHDLNWQLSGGVVGHENGVTLSQPLGDTNVLIKAPGASGVSIENQTGVKTDWRGYAVMPYATVYRYNRVALNTNTMSNNTDVENNVSSVVPTKGALVRASFDTRIGVRALLTAMHANQPVPFGAVVREVNIGVTSMVGDDGQIYLSGLPLTGELLIQWGNGKNAQCRAPYRLPETSLQQAITLKEIRCD from the coding sequence ATGACCAGACCACAGTGGCGTTACTGCCCGGTTGCAATAGCGCTGATGACCACGCTTTGGTCGCGGCTGGGCCTCAGTGAGAGCTACTTCAACCCGGCCTTTTTATCGGATGGCGCGGCGAGCGTCGCGGATCTGTCGCGCTTTGAACAGGGTCACCAGCAGGCGCCTGGCGTTTACCGTGTCGACGTCTGGCGTAATGACGAATTTATCGGCACCCTGGATGTGCCTTTTGAGATGGCGAAAGAGGACGTGGCGCCACCTGCCGGTGGGCTGACACCCTGTATCACCCGCGCGATGCTCGAGCGCATGGGCGTCAATCTTCCGGCCTTTCCGGCGCTGACAACTCTGGCGGCAGGGCAGTGCGCCCCGCTGAAAACGGCCATTCCGGGCAGTGAGATAGCCTTTAATTTTGCCTCGCTACACCTGAACATCAGCCTGCCCCAGATGGCGATGCAAAACAGCGCGCGTGGATACATTCCGCCGGACCAGTGGGATGAAGGCATTCCGGCGGCGCTGCTGAACTACAGCTTCAGCGGCAACCGGGGAAGTGACGACGACAGCTACTATCTGAACCTGCAAAGCGGGCTGAACTACGGAGCATGGCGGCTGCGCAACAACGGCACCTGGCGTTATACCAGCAGCAACGGCAGACGACACAGCGAATGGCAAAATATCGGCACCTGGCTGCAGCGCACGGTCGTCCCGCTGAAAAGCGAGCTGGTGATGGGCGACAGCAACACCGGAAACGATGTGTTCAACAGCGTGGGGTTTCGCGGTGGGCGGCTGTACTCCTCAGACAATATGTATCCCGACAGCATGCAGGGCTATGCGCCCACAGTGCGCGGCATCGCGCGCACGCCTGCCAAAGTGGTGATCCGCCAGAACGGCTATGTGATCTATCAACAGTACGTGCAGGCCGGCGGCTTTGCCATCACCGACCTCAACCCGACGTCATCCAGCGGTGACCTTGACGTCACGGTGGAAGAGAAAGATGGCAGCCAGCAGCGCTACGTCGTGCCGTACTCCACGGTTCCACTCCTGCAACGTGAAGGTCGGCTGAAATATGACCTGGTCGCCGGGGATTACCGCAGCGGTAACAGCGAGCAGGATACCCCCTTCTTTACCCAGGGAACCCTGATTGCCGGTCTGAAGAATGGCTACACGCTTTACGGCGGTACCCAGCTCGCCTCGCGCTATACGGCGCTGGCGCTGGGGGCCGGTAAAAATCTAGGCGAATGGGGCGCGGTTTCGCTCGATCTCACCCATGCCCGCAGTCAGCTGGCAGACGACAGCCGCCACGAAGGGCAATCCCTGCGTTTTCTGTACGCCAAATCCCTGAACCGCTTTGGCACCAACTTCCAGCTGCTGGGTTATCGCTACTCGACAAAAGGGTTTTACACCCTTGATGACGTGGCGTGGCGGAAGATGGAAGGTTACCAGTACAGCGATGACGACAGCGACAATGACGGCTTGCCGGACGTGCAGAGTTACCACAACCTGACGTGGAATAAAAAAGGGCGCCTGCAGGTCAATATTTCCCAGCAGTTGGGAGATTACGGCTCACTTTATCTTACCGGCAGCCAGCAAACCTACTGGGGAACCAGCGACGCCAGCACCTGGTATCAACTCGGCTATGCCGGCGGTTACAAGGGGGTGAGCTACTCCGTCTCCTGGTCGTGGAACCAGGCTGTGGGGATCAGCGGCACGGACAAAATCGCCTCCTTCAACGTGTCGGTGCCGTTCAGCCTCTTTAGCGGCCATGCCTATCGCCGCGACAACGCCTTTGACCGCGCCTATGCGACGGCCGCGGCTAATCGCAGTAGCGAAGGTGACAGTAGCTGGCAAACCGGCGTGAGCGGCACGCTGCTGGAGGACCGCAACCTGAGCTACAGCGTGACCCAGGGCCACAGCAACAGCGGCAGCAGCGGCAGCGCCAGTGCTAACTGGCAGGCGACCTACGGTACGCTGGGTGCCGGATACAACTACTCCGGCAGTCAACACGATCTCAACTGGCAGCTGTCGGGAGGCGTAGTGGGGCATGAGAATGGCGTCACCTTAAGCCAGCCGCTGGGCGATACCAACGTGCTGATTAAAGCGCCGGGTGCCTCCGGCGTCAGCATTGAAAACCAGACCGGCGTGAAAACAGACTGGCGCGGATACGCGGTGATGCCGTACGCCACGGTGTATCGCTACAACCGTGTTGCGCTGAATACCAACACCATGAGCAATAACACCGACGTTGAGAATAACGTCAGCAGCGTGGTGCCCACCAAAGGTGCGCTGGTTCGCGCCAGCTTTGATACCCGCATCGGCGTGCGCGCCTTGCTGACGGCGATGCACGCCAACCAGCCGGTACCTTTTGGCGCCGTGGTGCGCGAGGTTAACATTGGCGTCACCAGCATGGTGGGAGATGACGGGCAGATATACCTGAGCGGCCTGCCGCTGACGGGCGAGCTGTTGATCCAATGGGGCAACGGCAAAAATGCGCAGTGCCGCGCGCCGTACAGGCTGCCTGAAACAAGCCTGCAACAGGCGATCACGCTTAAGGAGATCCGCTGTGATTAA
- the yajD gene encoding HNH nuclease YajD, whose amino-acid sequence MALIPKNYARLESGYREKALKIYPWVCGRCSREFVYSNLRELTVHHIDHDHTNNPEDGSNWELLCLFCHDHEHSKYTEADIYGTTVVAGEDAQKDVGEATYNPFADLKSMLNKKK is encoded by the coding sequence ATGGCTCTGATCCCAAAAAACTACGCGCGGCTGGAAAGCGGCTACCGTGAAAAAGCCCTTAAAATTTATCCATGGGTCTGCGGACGCTGCTCGCGGGAGTTTGTTTATTCAAACCTGCGCGAACTGACGGTCCACCATATCGATCATGACCATACCAACAACCCGGAAGATGGCAGTAACTGGGAGCTGTTGTGTCTGTTCTGTCATGACCACGAACACTCGAAGTACACCGAAGCCGACATCTACGGAACAACCGTGGTGGCGGGTGAAGATGCGCAAAAGGATGTGGGTGAAGCCACCTATAACCCCTTTGCCGATCTGAAATCGATGTTAAATAAGAAGAAATAA